The sequence below is a genomic window from Variovorax paradoxus.
GAACCTAGACTTTGTCACGCGGCTATCCCTGATGCAAGGTGTGCTTCGTCCCGGCGACAGCATGTTCCACGCGTTGCCGATTTCGCATTCGTACGGCCTTGTCAGCGGGCTGCTATGTGGCCTGCGCGCGGGTGCCACTTTGCGCTTGGTTGGACGCTTCTCAGCTGAGCGACTCGGAGAAGCCATCATCGATGGTTCGGTAAGTGTCTTTCAGGGCGTGCCCGCCATGTATGCACGGCTCCATGAGTGGGCGCATGCGGAGCGCAGACAACTTGTGCCCAATCGGCTGCGCATGATCTACATCGGTGGCTCGAGCGTGGATGCGGCCCGCAAGCGGCAGACCGAGAATATGTTGGGTCTTCGATTGCATCATGGCTACGGGCTGACTGAAGCGGCGCCGCTTGTAACGCGCACCATCGGCCATCCGCCGCCGCAGGAAGTCACGGCGGGATGGCCCGTTCCGGGCGTTGAAGTGTGTCTGCGCGACGCATCGGGCAAACAGGTGCCGACAGGTGAACGTGGCGAAGTGTGCGTGCGTGGTCCAAATGTCATGCGCGGCTACTTCCGAGATGCACCGCAGACTGCCTCGGCAATCGATCCGAACGGCTGGCTCCATACCGGCGATGTGGGTGTGTTCGGCCCTGATGGGGATCTCTCGATCGTTGGGCGTAGCAAAGAGATGATCATCCGCGGCGGGTTTAACGTGTTTCCAGCGGAAGTTGAAAAGGCCATCGCCGAATTTCCCGGCGTGGCCCAGTCGGCGGTGGTTGGACGTAGCGTACCCGGCGACGAGCAGGTCATCGCTTATGTGGAACCCATGGCAGGCAGGCACATCGAAACTGTGCGGCTACTGGACTTTCTTCGCGTGCGCCTGACTGCCTACAAGGTTCCATCGGAGCTGCATGTGATGGAACGTTTGCCAGCCAGTGCGACTGGCAAACTGTTGAAGCAGGTGCTCAAGGAACTTGCGCAGGCTGGTGATCCCCAGAACTCGGGAAGTAGCTGAGGAAACGGAGGCGCAGGCCCGGCGCGCCGCCTACGAAGCCTCTTGCAGCAGGGCTCGCTTCAGGATCTTGCCGCTGCCGGTCATCGGAAACTCGCTCACGATATGCACCGCAGTCGGGCGCTTGTAGGGTGCGAGCTGCTCACGCAAATGCGCCTCCAGGGCTGCCATATCAAGCGTTGCTTCATGGCGTAACTGTATAAAGGCGAGCACAGACTCGTTCCCATCTGCCTCGGGCCTCCCCAGCACTGCAGATCGTTCGACTGCAGGAAATGCGTTCAGGCACGACTCGACTTCCGCTGGGTATACATTGAAACCCGAGCGGATGATCATCTCTTTGAGCCGACCTACTACGAACAGTGCGCCATCGGGCGCTATTTCGCCGAGATCGCCGCTTGCATACCAGCCGCCCTCCCGCATTACGGCTGCAGTCGCCTCGGAATCGCGGAAATAGCTTGGCATGAGTCCGATCCCACGTATCCAGATTTCACCCCTCTCGCCGGGCGGCAGCCGCCGTCCTGTTGTCGGTTCAGCGATCTCGACTTCCGCTCCCTCAACGAGGTAGCCTGCGGACGTGTCTTGGCGCCATTCGCCAAGGCGCGTCAGATGCACCGACCCGGCGTACTCCGAGAGACCGTAGCCATGGTGCAGCGGCTGGCCGAACGCTTGTTCAATACGCTGTTTGAGCGCTGTGTCCAACGGTCCGGCGCCGGTGTAGACATAGCGCAGATCGGGCGCGATGGCATGCTGGATTCCGGCTTGCTCCATATGCGCCAGCAGGCGGGAGAACAGCGTCGGCGGACCTTGCAACTGCGTCACGCCGTGCCGGGCTAGATCTGTGAGCGCCTGTGCCGGATCGAAATGTGTTCGCATCAGCAAGGTCGCGCCGGCCTGAAGCGACGCCATCAGTACCGTCCCCAAGCCGAAGATGTGGGTCATCGGTAGGTATGCATAGGAGCGATCACGCACGCCAAGCTCGCGCGACTGTGCCGACACGCGTCCATATTGGAGAATGCCTTCGTGCGTCAGCAACACCCCCTTTGGTGCCCCGCTAGTGCCAGAGGTGAAGATGATTGCGGCCACGCCCTCGGCAAGCGCACCGACTTCGGCGACCGCACTCGGACGCACGGCGCTGCGCTGCAAGCCAGGCAATGCGGAGGGTCGCGCCTCGAATCGTTGCGCGTGCGCGGCCGCTGCAGAAGAAACGGCCGTGGTGAAATAGCAGACGCGGGCATCGGCCTTCACTGCAAACGCGGCGATTTCGCCCGGCGCCATTCGTGCATTGACACCGCATGACCAGGCGCCAAGCCGACTGCAAGCAAGGATCAGCGCGAGGTGCTCGACGCAGTTCTCCGCGATCATCAGTACACGGTCACCGGGGCGCACTCCGTCACCCGCTAATTCACGCACGAGCGTCTCGACGTATCCATCCACGTCGCGGTAGGTCATTGGGCCGTCCTGATGCAGCAGGAAGATCCGATCCGGGCTCAGGTCGACCCAGTGGTCGAAGGGGTCGTGCAGGCGCGACATGGTTCGATTACAGCGCATCGGCTGTTGCCAGAATGGCCGTAGACTGGCTCGAGAGCGTGCCGCCGTTGCCGTGCGCCAGCGCAGTGAGCGCCCCGGGTACTTGCCGCTCACCGGCCTCACCACGCAGTTGTCGTACCGCCTCGATCAGCGCGAAGATTCCATACATGCCCGGATGTACGCACGACAGACCGCCGCCATTGGTGTTGACAGGCAACGCACCGCCAGGCGCAATGCGGCCGTCGGACACGAACGCTCCGCCCTCGCCCTTGGCGCAGAAGCCAAGGTCTTCCAGGAACAATATGGTGTTGATCGTGAATGCATCGTAAAGTTGGACTACGTCGATGTCCCGCGGCGTGAATCCCGCCATCGCGAAAGTATCGGCACCCGACTGTTGTGCCGCGGTGACCGTCAGATCGTGCATCGACGAAATCTGTCGGTTCCATACCGCTGTGGAATTGCCCAGCACGTATACCGGCCGATTCGGCAGGTC
It includes:
- a CDS encoding AMP-binding protein, yielding MDDQIDHQGWSPISRIDAIVDEVTKRGEGSVTAFLTDDGTALSYADLVHRIREVGRSLTDAGLVDRQRVVLVGENSLDMIVGLLGTIYAGGVPVPLNARMSAAELDAVCEHAAPRLVYFAADQTDDACRHAQRRSAHGTLASLPGGRLQWCTAVEQHSDEEELYGVALMLYTSGTMGHPKGVMLTHANLDFVTRLSLMQGVLRPGDSMFHALPISHSYGLVSGLLCGLRAGATLRLVGRFSAERLGEAIIDGSVSVFQGVPAMYARLHEWAHAERRQLVPNRLRMIYIGGSSVDAARKRQTENMLGLRLHHGYGLTEAAPLVTRTIGHPPPQEVTAGWPVPGVEVCLRDASGKQVPTGERGEVCVRGPNVMRGYFRDAPQTASAIDPNGWLHTGDVGVFGPDGDLSIVGRSKEMIIRGGFNVFPAEVEKAIAEFPGVAQSAVVGRSVPGDEQVIAYVEPMAGRHIETVRLLDFLRVRLTAYKVPSELHVMERLPASATGKLLKQVLKELAQAGDPQNSGSS
- a CDS encoding acyl--CoA ligase translates to MRCNRTMSRLHDPFDHWVDLSPDRIFLLHQDGPMTYRDVDGYVETLVRELAGDGVRPGDRVLMIAENCVEHLALILACSRLGAWSCGVNARMAPGEIAAFAVKADARVCYFTTAVSSAAAAHAQRFEARPSALPGLQRSAVRPSAVAEVGALAEGVAAIIFTSGTSGAPKGVLLTHEGILQYGRVSAQSRELGVRDRSYAYLPMTHIFGLGTVLMASLQAGATLLMRTHFDPAQALTDLARHGVTQLQGPPTLFSRLLAHMEQAGIQHAIAPDLRYVYTGAGPLDTALKQRIEQAFGQPLHHGYGLSEYAGSVHLTRLGEWRQDTSAGYLVEGAEVEIAEPTTGRRLPPGERGEIWIRGIGLMPSYFRDSEATAAVMREGGWYASGDLGEIAPDGALFVVGRLKEMIIRSGFNVYPAEVESCLNAFPAVERSAVLGRPEADGNESVLAFIQLRHEATLDMAALEAHLREQLAPYKRPTAVHIVSEFPMTGSGKILKRALLQEAS